Sequence from the Verrucomicrobiia bacterium genome:
TGTTGAGGGTTCGCCCGATTCTCCGAGGATGTCCACGCGGCGGTTCGCCGCCCGTTTGTTTTCCGGAAGGAGCTCCGTAAGCAAAGAACGAAGAGCAGGAATGTTCCATCGGCTGTTGCGCATCTCGAAAATCCCCTTCGCCTCGGTTTCTTCACGAGAGAGGCCAAACGTCAGCAGGAAGTTATCGTTTGCCTTCGCCACGACCAGCTCCTCATTGAGAATCAGCATCGGGTCCGACGTCATTTCCGTGATCTCATCGATTGCTTGGCGGATATCCCCGATGTCCACAAGGACGATGACGGCGCCTTGAATTCGATTCTCGCTCGTGCGATACGGGCGAATCCTCATGGAATACCAGTGACCTTCCTTGTCCTGGACGTCGATTTCTCGCATTATCAGGCTGTCGATTACCTCGGAAACGATGCGATCCAGCCGGGGAACCGTGATGTTGGGATTGATGTCACTGATGCGGCGTCCAACGTCGGCTGGGATGAGATTGAAGAGCCTCTCGGCAAGCGGTGTGAATCTTCGAAGCGCGAGATCGTTGTCGAGCATCAGCATCGGCATGTTAAAGCTGCCGAGCAGGTTGTTCAGGTCGTTATTGGCCTGGCTGAGTTCCACGTTCCGGTTCTGCAATTCCTCGTTTAATGTGGTGAGTTCCTCATTACTGGATTGCAATTCCTCCTTCGCCGTTTCCAGTTCTTCGTTGGTGCTTTGCAACTCCTCGTTGCTCGACTGGATTTCCTCGTTCGCAGACTTGAGCTCCTCGTTCGTGACCTCCTGCTCTTCGATGATGGTCTGGAGCGATTCCCGCGTGTGATTAATCTCCTTACGCAGTCGCTGAATCTCGCGTTCAGTGAGCTGCTGAGCCTTCGGCACCTTCGCCCGCCGCCCCTTTTCCTCCTTCTGCACGCCAATCACATCGTGGAACAGCACGAGGAAAAAGCGGACGGAACTGGGAGAGGTCTTGAAAGGAACAACTTCCACGCCGACTTCACGATAATGACCGTTGTAGCGGATGCGGACGGGGTGTTTTCGAACGGGAAGCCTCGTCTTGGATGCCTGTGCGAACGCCGTGCGGATGTCGATGATCAACTCTTCGCGCGCCATCTTGAGCAGGTTCAGGCTGGCGGTCCCCGGCGCGGGTTCCATGTAATAGCCCGTGCGTCCTCGAAAATGCAATACTTCGAGTCTGGAATTCACAACCACACCTGCCGGCGCGTATTGCGAAAGAAGGATGTCATCCGCCCGGCGCTGCAGGTCCAGAGGACTGAGATCCTCTTTCAGCCGGGCGGGCTTGTTCTGGGAGATCTCAGGCGAGGGTGACGGAAAGAACTCCAGATCAGGCCGCGAATGATTCTCCACCTTGCAATAAATCTTGTTCTTCTTGTCTACCACTGAGAAAAGCGTGGCAAAACTTCCCACAGTTTCAGACGTGCCAAGCATCAAGAAACCGCCCGAACGCAGCGAGTAATGGAAGGTTGGCATCACCTTGCGCTGCAGTTCCGGCCCCAGATAGATCAGAAGGTTGCGGCAGCTGATGAGATCGAGCTTGGAGAACGGGGGATCCTCCGCAACGTTCTGGCGGGCAAAGATGCAGAGATCGCGG
This genomic interval carries:
- a CDS encoding chemotaxis protein CheB, with the protein product MGAGQGGEAGHPQAAKSEVQEAAATSRINTHSSDGNKPFLIVGVGASAGGLEAFSKLLENLPTDTGMAFVLVQHLDPSHASSLTHLLSPATSMLVRDIQDATVVEANHVYVIPPDRSLEIAGGVLYLTPRKEVQGPNLPIDRFFRSLAMDQGNAAVGIVLSGNGVDGTEGLQEIKAEGGITFAQEERSAKFGAMPGSAVRAGCVDFVMSPGNIARELKRISQAAPRARIEELHAPQPEMDADLTRIFSLLRSATGVDFTFYKVTTLKRRILRRIVLRRMSSLQEYLRHLQKNPAEVDLLFNDILIKVTGFFRDPQVFAALKKKVLPGITKNKNSEIPIRIWVPGCSTGEEVYSLAICLHEFLGKNVSGKQIQIFGTDISDAIVARARIGLYSSNISAQVSPERLRRYFVKVEDGYQIAKFIRDLCIFARQNVAEDPPFSKLDLISCRNLLIYLGPELQRKVMPTFHYSLRSGGFLMLGTSETVGSFATLFSVVDKKNKIYCKVENHSRPDLEFFPSPSPEISQNKPARLKEDLSPLDLQRRADDILLSQYAPAGVVVNSRLEVLHFRGRTGYYMEPAPGTASLNLLKMAREELIIDIRTAFAQASKTRLPVRKHPVRIRYNGHYREVGVEVVPFKTSPSSVRFFLVLFHDVIGVQKEEKGRRAKVPKAQQLTEREIQRLRKEINHTRESLQTIIEEQEVTNEELKSANEEIQSSNEELQSTNEELETAKEELQSSNEELTTLNEELQNRNVELSQANNDLNNLLGSFNMPMLMLDNDLALRRFTPLAERLFNLIPADVGRRISDINPNITVPRLDRIVSEVIDSLIMREIDVQDKEGHWYSMRIRPYRTSENRIQGAVIVLVDIGDIRQAIDEITEMTSDPMLILNEELVVAKANDNFLLTFGLSREETEAKGIFEMRNSRWNIPALRSLLTELLPENKRAANRRVDILGESGEPSTFMVAARRIYQQSKGTHYVVVRFGEATTSAASLSQ